Proteins encoded in a region of the Podospora pseudopauciseta strain CBS 411.78 chromosome 6, whole genome shotgun sequence genome:
- the SPB4 gene encoding ATP-dependent rRNA helicase spb4 (COG:A; EggNog:ENOG503NXVX), whose protein sequence is MAPVQPRAKKTPRTWDSLNQSLPPWILDYLQTSGFEQPTPVQKSTLDLFRGNKDVVVEAVTGSGKTLAYLIPVVEKLLRGDEAAKRHHVQGIIIAPTRELAQQIYNVCVSLIKFHPQSAEQLQHDRDEKRTITSEPVVYPQLLVGGTTKAAEDLSAFLRLSPNLLIGTPGRLAELLASPYVKAPASTFEVLVMDEADRLLDLGFSQELNRILGYLPKQRRTGLFSASLSDAVERLVTVGLLYPHRITVRVRNLKDGGEIQERKTPMSLQMSYLITPASQKIPALCQILEKLNPRPARSIVFFSTCFAVKYFAKVLHSVLPEGFSVVSLHGKLEPQVREKNFERFVNSTSPSILLTTDIAARGLDIPQVDLVVQHDPPTDTKVFIHRCGRAGRAGRRGLAVVLLQPGREEGYLQLLEVRQTPCTPLERPEIVLSEEKAKEISTKVRKQAITDREVYQLAQRAFVSWARSYIEHQASSIFRISDLDWVDLAHGYGLVELPKMPEIKGKNIDRSLGLGIDVEAIPFKDKLREEKRLVELEKWKKEKAARVASQQENGERAGQKRKTNEAWSEKQDAEELKVARREKKRKRKEAERASKMTEREREEHMKLEDMIELVRKQNEEKARQEAEERRKERVLGGDGKTFGAFGKGGGSGGGVMTKKKMVVGEEDSDEEEFGGFDD, encoded by the exons ATGGCGCCAGTTCAACCACGGGCCAAAAAGACCCCCAGGACTTGGGATTCGCTGAACCAGAGTCTCCCTCCATGGATCCTCGACTATCTTCAGACGTCTGGCTTCGAGCAGCCGACGCCAGTGCAGAAGTCAACACTCGATCTTTTCAGGGGGAACAAGGATGTCGTCGTGGAAGCTGTCACCGGTAGTGGCAAGACGCTGGCTTATTTGATTCCAGTGGTCGAG AAACTCTTGCGTGGAGACGAAGCAGCCAAGAGGCACCATGTCCAAGGCATCATCATTGCGCCCACCCGCGAGCTGGCGCAACAGATCTACAACGTTTGCGTCAGCCTCATCAAGTTCCACCCTCAGTCGGCCGAGCAGCTGCAACATGACCGAGACGAGAAGCGAACCATCACATCCGAACCGGTCGTCTACCCCCAGCTTCTGGTGGGAGGAACGACAAAAGCGGCCGAAGACCTGAGCGCATTCCTGAGGTTATCACCAaacctcctcatcggcaCACCCGGCCGACTCGCCGAGctcctcgcctccccttATGTCAAGGCCCCCGCCTCCACCTTTGAAGTCCTCGTCATGGACGAAGCCGACCGCTTGCTGGACCTTGGTTTCTCCCAAGAACTCAACCGCATCCTCGGCTACCTCCCCAAGCAGCGCCGCACAGGCTTGTTCAGCGCCTCCCTCAGCGACGCCGTAGAGCGCCTCGTCACAGTCGGCTTACTATATCCCCACCGCATCACCGTCCGGGTACGAAACCTCAAAGACGGCGGCGAAATCCAAGAGCGCAAGACCCCAATGTCCCTCCAAATGTCGtacctcatcacccccgccaGTCAAAAAATCCCAGCGCTCTGCCAGATCCTCGAAAAACTCAACCCCCGCCCGGCCCGATCCATCGTCTTTTTCTCTACCTGCTTCGCGGTAAAATACTTTGCCAAGGTCCTCCACAGCGTTCTCCCAGAAGGCTTCAGCGTTGTCTCACTCCACGGCAAACTCGAGCCCCAAGTCCGCGAAAAGAACTTTGAGCGCTTCGTCAACtcgacctccccatccatcctctTGACCACCGACATCGCCGCCCGCGGTCTGGACATTCCACAAGTCGACTTGGTAGTCCAGCATGACCCACCGACAGACACAAAGGTGTTCATCCACCGCTGCGGTCGTGCCGGTCGCGCCGGACGTCGCggtttggcggtggtgttgctcCAACCAGGTCGTGAGGAAGGTTATCTCCAACTGCTGGAAGTGAGACAAACACCATGCACACCGTTGGAAAGACCCGAAATTGTTCTTTCTGAAGAGAAAGCCAAGGAGATCTCGACAAAAGTAAGGAAACAAGCCATCACGGATAGGGAAGTGTACCAGCTCGCTCAGAGGGCGTTTGTTTCGTGGGCGCGAAGCTACATTGAACACCAAGCCTCTTCCATCTTTCGGATTTCTGACCTGGACTGGGTGGACCTAGCCCACGGCTACGGGCTGGTTGAACTCCCCAAGATGCCGGAGATCAAGGGCAAAAACATTGACCGCTCCCTCGGCCTGGGCATAGACGTGGAAGCCATTCCGTTCAAGGACAAACTCCGCGAAGAGAAGAGATTGGTAGAACTGGAAAAatggaaaaaggaaaaggcggCTAGGGTGGCTAGCCAACAGGAAAATGGGGAGCGGGCGGGGcaaaagaggaagacgaaCGAGGCTTGGAGTGAGAAGCAGGATGCGGAGGAGCTAAAGGTGGcgaggagagaaaagaagaggaagaggaaagaggcggagagggcgagCAAGATGACGGAacgggaaagggaggagcaCATGAAGCTGGAGGATATGATTGAGCTTGTGAGGAAACAGAATGAGGAGAAGGCTAGGCaagaggcggaggagaggaggaaggagagggtgttggggggggaCGGGAAGACGTTTGGGGCTTTtgggaagggtggtggtagtggtggtggggtgatgacgaaaaagaagatggtggtgggagaggaggacagtgatgaggaggagtttggcgGGTTTGACGATTAA
- the DGK1 gene encoding Diacylglycerol kinase (COG:I; BUSCO:EOG09263OD3; EggNog:ENOG503NXUY): protein MSGRTKQAIPSTPRVISPSPTPSEQDGTGQDGYSGPMTRSAARRRLATPLPVEEDIEEDESPELSRARTRSRSPIDTRKVAQLSPRKTSRMASSALQPIAATAATTTAIATPNGSTGEKAPETNGHLSPPTPSLYYGWSWRDFSRSPSPLGLIPIHRHWRTFVHKHEVPRKALHVSIGFFVVWLYLSGTQTYSVCPYLMGALIPIAAVDVVRHHYQPFNRFYVKVLGALMRESEFSGYNGVIFYLLGAWTALYFFPKDVGVMATLLLSWCDTAASTFGRLYGRYTPRLRRGKSLAGSSAAFLVGIGTAVYFWGWLAPTKGPFPGDENFMFTGTLRLPQLLADAVGLAPAKATISGGLALGVMSLWSGFVAAASEVVDLFGWDDNLTIPVLSGLGIWGFLKVFG from the coding sequence ATGTCTGGCCGAACAAAGCAAGCCATCCCATCTACCCCGCGCGTCATATCGCCGAGTCCAACGCCGTCAGAGCAGGATGGAACCGGCCAGGATGGATACAGCGGGCCGATGACTCggtcggcggcgaggaggaggctggcgaCGCCACTACCAGTAGAGGAGGATatcgaggaggacgagagcCCAGAACTCTCAAGGGCCCGGACGCGAAGCCGCAGCCCGATCGACACGCGAAAGGTGGCCCAACTAAGCCCAAGGAAAACTTCAAGGATGGCATCCAGCGCTCTCCAGCCGATCGCGGCGACGgcagcgacgacgacagccaTCGCAACGCCCAACGGGAGCACGGGCGAAAAAGCACCAGAAACAAACGGGCACCTCTCCCCGCCCACACCATCACTTTATTATGGATGGAGCTGGCGGGACTTTAGCCGAAGTCCCAGCCCACTCGGTCTGATTCCCATCCACAGGCACTGGAGGACGTTTGTGCACAAGCACGAGGTACCCCGGAAGGCCCTGCACGTATCCATCGGCTTCTTCGTCGTATGGCTCTACCTCTCGGGGACACAAACTTATTCTGTGTGCCCCTACCTCATGGGTGCCTTGATACCCATCGCCGCCGTAGATGTGGTGCGCCATCACTACCAGCCATTCAACCGGTTTTACGTCAAGGTCCTGGGCGCCCTGATGCGCGAGAGTGAGTTTTCCGGTTACAACGGTGTTATCTTCTACCTCTTGGGTGCGTGGACGGCCCTGTACTTTTTCCCCAAGGATGTCGGAGTTATGGCcacgctgctgctgagctggTGTGATACGGCCGCAAGCACCTTTGGCAGGCTGTATGGGCGGTACACCCCCCGTCTCCGCCGCGGCAAGTCCCTTGCTGGCTCTTCGGCTGCGTTCCTTGTCGGCATCGGGACGGCTGTGTACTTTTGGGGGTGGCTCGCCCCGACCAAGGGACCCTTCCCGGGAGATGAGAACTTTATGTTTACGGGAACTCTCCGTCTTCCTCAACTCTTGGCGGATGCTGTGGGCCTGGCCCCGGCGAAGGCGACTATTTCTGGAGGGCTTGCGCTTGGTGTCATGAGTCTGTGGTCTGGGTTTGTGGCTGCGGCTAGCGAGGTGGTTGACCTCTTTGGCTGGGATGATAATCTGACCATCCCGGTTCTCAGCGGTCTCGGAATTTGGGGGTTTCTCAAGGTGTTTGGTTAA